Proteins from a genomic interval of Ndongobacter massiliensis:
- a CDS encoding DUF58 domain-containing protein, whose product MKGVRPRFFLWVIGLILLYFLANLQLRAFPHILLVFWLLMPILSVVCSLISAGRLTLAVRTEPDHLTREEKGLWRCVLQNRSRWLAFFLRFPELKRKKGHRSHPLELMLRPGETRQVVLPYVAPHAGRYSLQAKEPIFEDLLGFFWLSFSHRFADIRTSCCSLPKMESVVFPAGFLRTFDRFQTPKQRKSFQSLSDEVFSIEPWSHGQSLAHTHWKLSARMQQWMIRHYTDSTREPLRFQYVLQSPSREPSIFLSGITSDADPADEALLSRRDTLLEASLAFLQFSLSMGSAVEVQQSDGSLILFQDSKELTAARDRMGSFPFRVAEQRLQLQADRRLVLWVQKITPVLVGALLERPAMAQNILVLSFQDTAEASLQHSLKQAGYTCLWLDQKSEDTDACKQ is encoded by the coding sequence ATGAAAGGCGTTCGTCCCCGCTTTTTTCTCTGGGTGATCGGGCTGATACTTCTGTATTTTCTGGCAAATTTGCAGCTGCGCGCCTTTCCGCACATTTTACTGGTTTTCTGGCTTCTGATGCCCATCCTTTCGGTGGTTTGCAGTCTGATTTCCGCCGGGCGCCTAACGCTTGCGGTGCGTACGGAACCGGATCACCTGACGCGCGAGGAAAAGGGCTTGTGGCGCTGTGTCTTGCAAAATCGTTCGCGGTGGCTCGCCTTTTTTTTACGTTTTCCGGAGTTGAAACGCAAGAAAGGCCATCGGTCGCATCCGCTGGAGCTCATGCTTCGCCCGGGAGAAACGCGGCAGGTGGTCCTTCCTTATGTGGCGCCCCATGCAGGGCGGTATTCTCTGCAAGCAAAAGAGCCAATTTTTGAAGATCTGCTTGGTTTTTTTTGGCTGAGTTTTTCCCATCGTTTTGCGGATATCCGAACCAGCTGTTGCAGTTTGCCGAAAATGGAGTCGGTCGTTTTTCCGGCCGGATTTTTGCGCACATTTGATCGCTTTCAGACGCCGAAACAGCGCAAAAGCTTTCAATCGCTTTCGGATGAAGTTTTCTCGATTGAGCCATGGAGCCATGGGCAGAGTCTTGCCCATACCCATTGGAAGCTCAGTGCCCGGATGCAGCAGTGGATGATTCGTCATTATACCGATTCGACGAGGGAACCGCTCCGCTTCCAATACGTGTTGCAATCGCCGAGCAGAGAGCCCTCCATTTTTCTTTCGGGCATAACTTCCGATGCCGATCCTGCGGACGAGGCGCTCCTTTCGCGCAGGGATACCTTATTGGAAGCGTCGCTTGCTTTTCTGCAGTTTTCACTTTCCATGGGAAGCGCTGTGGAAGTGCAACAATCAGACGGTTCGCTGATCCTGTTTCAGGATTCGAAGGAATTGACCGCGGCGCGCGACAGGATGGGTTCCTTTCCGTTTCGAGTGGCCGAACAACGCTTGCAACTACAAGCCGATCGACGTCTGGTTCTCTGGGTTCAAAAAATCACACCCGTACTCGTCGGAGCTCTGCTGGAGCGACCGGCGATGGCGCAAAATATCCTAGTGCTGAGTTTTCAAGATACTGCGGAAGCGTCCCTGCAGCATTCGTTGAAGCAGGCGGGGTACACCTGCCTCTGGCTGGATCAAAAATCGGAGGATACCGATGCGTGCAAACAATGA
- a CDS encoding transglutaminase-like domain-containing protein — protein MRANNEQRWNLLQSWLTTALFSVVLYHTVFHYAGFSNENLLLAALCSLLFTVAFRCIFQFWKITLPIFALVVLVVALQFFVGWNFPLSILSRTFWAALFEQGKAVFTAFLAAPGGVLDLAGGSVFVLLLTSFLATVTVWVLPIPILNMALLILPYFTMKDLTSDPNWILYLLLGLYCVYSSYAYRQDPSEREQRPPILFGVGLLVLTFLVQSFLGPEFFFNEELSKRLNDWNPSEGGEVSPFSLEDLGYYPMGRRRIGGPIALDEAPFLEISAPPFSFYLRGTAYDYFDGRAWGFSERQVLQGFRSDPDYPDHFDGKQAQLFWFPTPEDRDALLSEGIFQPILYTLRSVGANRTVFHGGKPTLLARNARGSEFLSFPDFAGAAIAQTDEFLFSQNGMLIARHYYSDAPISIQDCVLPLKQTDFTEEQSAMLDRLEPLRKGRGMRQYEPLVRAYDPALAEILYDESHSFGTLVQDLNAHFNEFYRYTLAVRPLPEKETVLSDFLQTKEGYCVYFASTWTALLQDLGYDVRYVEGLLVPAQEAAPGKQVSRTLSAQQGHAWLEINTAKAGYVPVEATPASHIADVANLTASAETPQDSIEESVPPQESSEPASTSSVSDSREPEEPPAPEPERSKATLLWALPVLLLLFVALVAFLRLRAWHNSVNEVAALQRYDQADSKGKREQALANWARLRRLHEYSGETFHLEDTVRTIFARLESAEGGIDSSEFLTGMESLCYAKRPLSTQNFQQLLRLRIEKEYQVRSTLGTMRWFLHCVVAVPK, from the coding sequence ATGCGTGCAAACAATGAACAGCGTTGGAATCTTTTACAGTCGTGGCTGACGACGGCCCTTTTCAGCGTGGTTCTTTACCATACGGTTTTTCACTATGCCGGGTTTTCCAATGAAAACTTATTGTTGGCAGCGCTGTGCAGTCTGCTATTTACCGTCGCTTTTCGTTGTATTTTTCAATTTTGGAAAATCACATTGCCGATTTTTGCATTGGTTGTCCTTGTCGTGGCGTTGCAGTTTTTTGTTGGATGGAATTTTCCACTTTCGATACTGTCCCGTACCTTCTGGGCAGCACTATTTGAACAGGGTAAAGCGGTTTTTACCGCTTTTCTTGCGGCGCCGGGTGGGGTGCTGGACCTTGCGGGCGGCTCTGTCTTTGTTCTCCTGCTGACGTCGTTTCTTGCGACCGTTACGGTATGGGTGCTGCCCATTCCCATCCTTAACATGGCCCTGTTGATTCTTCCGTATTTTACGATGAAGGATCTTACATCCGATCCCAACTGGATCCTCTATCTGTTGCTGGGGCTGTATTGTGTGTATTCCTCCTATGCCTATCGCCAGGATCCGAGCGAACGAGAGCAGCGTCCGCCCATTCTATTCGGTGTCGGGCTCCTCGTTCTGACCTTCCTCGTACAATCTTTTTTGGGACCGGAGTTCTTTTTTAATGAGGAACTCTCCAAGCGCTTGAACGACTGGAACCCCTCCGAGGGCGGCGAAGTGTCCCCATTCTCGCTCGAAGACCTCGGATATTATCCGATGGGACGCCGCCGAATTGGGGGTCCGATTGCACTCGATGAGGCACCGTTTCTGGAAATTTCCGCGCCGCCGTTTTCCTTTTATCTGCGCGGAACTGCCTACGACTACTTCGACGGACGTGCATGGGGATTTTCCGAGCGTCAGGTCTTGCAGGGCTTTCGTTCGGATCCGGATTATCCCGATCATTTTGACGGAAAGCAGGCACAATTGTTTTGGTTTCCCACGCCAGAGGATCGGGATGCCCTGCTTTCCGAAGGAATTTTTCAGCCGATTCTCTATACCTTGCGCTCTGTCGGTGCCAATCGCACCGTCTTTCACGGGGGAAAGCCCACGCTATTGGCGCGAAATGCACGCGGCTCTGAGTTTTTGTCTTTCCCCGATTTTGCCGGTGCCGCCATTGCTCAGACCGATGAATTTCTTTTCAGTCAAAATGGAATGCTGATTGCACGCCATTACTACTCCGATGCGCCGATCTCCATACAGGATTGCGTGCTGCCCTTAAAGCAGACCGATTTTACGGAAGAACAGAGCGCAATGCTGGATCGTTTGGAGCCGTTGCGAAAAGGCCGGGGGATGCGCCAATATGAACCGCTGGTGCGCGCCTATGATCCTGCTTTGGCGGAAATCCTCTACGACGAATCACATTCGTTCGGTACTTTGGTGCAGGACTTAAACGCTCATTTTAATGAATTTTATCGGTATACACTGGCAGTGCGGCCACTTCCGGAAAAAGAAACGGTGCTGTCGGATTTTCTGCAAACCAAGGAAGGCTATTGTGTATATTTTGCCAGTACGTGGACGGCATTGTTGCAGGATTTGGGATACGACGTGCGATACGTGGAAGGATTGCTTGTCCCCGCACAGGAGGCGGCACCCGGAAAACAGGTTTCGCGCACGTTGAGTGCCCAACAGGGCCATGCCTGGCTGGAGATCAATACGGCAAAAGCTGGGTATGTACCTGTTGAAGCTACGCCCGCATCGCACATAGCCGATGTTGCAAATTTGACGGCGAGCGCCGAAACACCGCAGGACTCGATCGAAGAATCTGTGCCGCCGCAAGAATCTTCTGAACCCGCATCGACATCTTCCGTTTCCGATTCAAGGGAACCGGAGGAACCGCCTGCACCCGAACCGGAGCGTTCGAAAGCAACGCTGCTCTGGGCGCTGCCCGTCTTACTGCTGCTTTTCGTCGCCCTTGTCGCCTTTTTGCGACTGCGAGCATGGCACAACAGCGTGAATGAAGTGGCTGCCTTGCAGCGCTACGATCAGGCAGATTCAAAGGGGAAAAGGGAACAGGCCTTGGCAAACTGGGCGCGTCTGCGCCGTCTGCATGAATACAGCGGAGAAACCTTCCATTTGGAAGATACCGTACGTACCATCTTTGCGCGGTTGGAAAGTGCGGAGGGTGGAATAGATTCCTCCGAATTTCTTACCGGAATGGAATCGTTGTGTTATGCAAAACGTCCGCTTTCGACGCAAAATTTCCAGCAGTTGCTGCGCCTGCGCATCGAAAAAGAGTACCAAGTTCGTTCCACCTTGGGAACGATGCGCTGGTTTTTGCACTGTGTCGTCGCTGTGCCGAAATGA
- a CDS encoding D-2-hydroxyacid dehydrogenase — MKIVILDAFGMNPGDLSWAPLEKLGEFICYEETDSDDRAEVRRRIGDCEILLDSKVILDRELLQDCPNLRYIGITATGYNCVDLDACRELGITVTNIPQYSTEAVAQHTIALLLEACCQVGHHAQAVRDGRWAQSNRWCFWDMPLIELAGKTMGIIGYGAIGKAVGRIAEALGMKLLVNARTKHPELEHANLRFADKETIFAQADVISLHCPLTDATRHLINATSIAAMKDGVILLNASRGPLIDEKALAEGLRSKKIRYAGLDVTEKEPLPEDSPLSQLPNCFITPHIAWVPVETRQRLLDAVVANLVAYLEKCPVNVIS; from the coding sequence ATGAAAATCGTAATCTTAGATGCATTCGGCATGAACCCCGGAGATCTTTCCTGGGCGCCATTGGAAAAATTGGGAGAATTTATCTGCTACGAAGAAACGGATTCGGATGATCGCGCGGAAGTTCGTCGGCGCATCGGCGACTGTGAAATTCTTTTAGACAGTAAGGTGATTTTAGATCGGGAGCTTCTGCAAGATTGTCCGAATCTTCGTTATATCGGCATCACGGCAACGGGTTATAACTGCGTGGATCTCGACGCTTGTCGGGAACTGGGCATTACTGTGACAAATATTCCGCAATACAGTACGGAAGCGGTCGCGCAGCATACGATCGCGCTGTTGTTGGAAGCTTGTTGTCAAGTTGGTCATCATGCACAGGCCGTGCGCGACGGCCGTTGGGCGCAAAGCAATCGCTGGTGCTTCTGGGATATGCCATTGATTGAGCTTGCCGGAAAAACGATGGGCATTATCGGCTACGGCGCCATCGGAAAAGCCGTCGGACGTATTGCCGAAGCGCTCGGTATGAAGCTGCTTGTCAATGCGCGCACAAAACACCCGGAGCTGGAACATGCGAATTTGCGATTTGCCGACAAAGAAACCATATTCGCGCAGGCGGACGTGATTTCATTGCATTGTCCGCTGACGGATGCGACAAGGCATCTGATCAATGCGACAAGCATCGCTGCGATGAAAGACGGCGTCATTTTACTGAATGCGAGTCGCGGACCCTTGATTGACGAAAAAGCTTTAGCGGAGGGACTGCGCAGTAAAAAAATTCGCTATGCAGGCCTAGACGTAACGGAAAAAGAACCGCTGCCGGAAGACAGCCCGTTATCGCAGCTTCCAAATTGTTTTATCACGCCGCACATTGCATGGGTGCCGGTGGAAACGAGACAGCGTTTGTTGGATGCGGTCGTAGCCAATTTGGTCGCATATCTGGAAAAATGCCCGGTGAACGTGATTTCTTAG
- a CDS encoding glutamine--tRNA ligase/YqeY domain fusion protein, whose protein sequence is MTDSRNRKTAPTDPREESPQATNFIHQIIDEELAPGGRCEGETVITRFPPEPNGYLHIGHAKAICIDFGTAEKYNGLCNLRMDDTNPVKEDEHYVQRIKDDIHWLGFDWGDHFYHASDYFQKMFECAIVLIKKGLAFVCDLSAEELREYRGTLTEPGKESPYRNRSVEENLDLFLRMKAGEFADGEKTLRAKIDMSSGNINMRDPVIYRIAHRSHHRTGDDWCIYPMYDYAHPLEDAFEGITHSLCSLEFESHRPLYDWVVDNTDVPHKPRQIEFARLNLTGTVMSKRKLRQLVESKVVDGWDDPRLPTLSGLRRRGYTPQSIRNFCERIGVAKVDSMVDHRFLEYCLREDLDRTAPRGMAVLDPVKLIIDDYPEGKSEECVVSNHPKDNSMGTHTIPFRREVWIEREDFMEVPAKKYFRLFPGNEVRLRGAYIIRCTGCEKDEDGNIIAVHATHDPDSFGGQAPDGRKIKGTIHWVPVKEAVSCEVRLYDSLFTVEVPDADEREYTELINPNSLQVIPTAYLEPWLADADPDMRYQFMRQGYFCEDNHYSTPEQRVFNRIVTLRDSYRPE, encoded by the coding sequence ATGACAGATTCCCGTAATCGTAAGACCGCCCCGACGGATCCGCGCGAAGAATCACCGCAGGCGACGAATTTCATACATCAGATTATCGACGAGGAATTGGCGCCGGGCGGACGCTGTGAAGGGGAAACGGTAATCACCCGCTTCCCTCCCGAGCCCAACGGATACTTGCACATCGGGCATGCCAAGGCCATTTGCATTGACTTCGGAACGGCGGAGAAATACAACGGACTGTGCAATTTGCGCATGGATGATACCAATCCGGTGAAAGAAGATGAACACTACGTCCAACGGATCAAGGATGATATCCATTGGCTCGGCTTTGATTGGGGGGATCACTTTTATCACGCCTCGGATTATTTTCAAAAAATGTTTGAATGCGCCATTGTCTTGATTAAAAAAGGCCTTGCCTTCGTTTGTGATTTGTCTGCGGAAGAACTGCGGGAATACCGCGGGACGCTCACCGAACCGGGCAAAGAAAGCCCTTATCGCAATCGCAGCGTCGAAGAGAATTTGGATCTGTTTCTACGCATGAAAGCCGGCGAATTTGCGGACGGTGAAAAAACGCTGCGTGCCAAAATCGATATGAGCTCCGGCAATATCAACATGCGTGATCCGGTGATTTACCGCATTGCGCATCGCTCGCATCACCGCACGGGCGATGATTGGTGTATCTATCCGATGTACGATTATGCGCATCCCTTGGAAGACGCGTTTGAGGGCATTACGCACTCCCTCTGCTCGCTGGAGTTCGAGTCCCATCGCCCGCTCTACGACTGGGTGGTGGACAATACGGATGTACCGCACAAGCCGCGTCAAATCGAGTTTGCACGTCTCAATTTAACGGGCACGGTCATGAGCAAACGAAAATTACGTCAATTGGTGGAAAGCAAGGTTGTGGACGGTTGGGACGATCCGCGACTCCCGACTCTGTCCGGATTGCGTCGTCGCGGGTATACACCGCAGAGCATTCGCAACTTCTGCGAACGCATCGGCGTGGCAAAAGTCGACAGCATGGTCGACCATCGTTTCCTCGAATACTGTTTACGCGAAGATCTCGACCGCACGGCACCGCGCGGCATGGCGGTATTGGATCCGGTCAAGCTTATTATTGACGACTATCCGGAGGGAAAATCGGAAGAATGTGTCGTATCCAATCATCCGAAGGACAATTCCATGGGCACACACACCATCCCCTTCCGCCGCGAAGTATGGATTGAACGAGAAGACTTCATGGAAGTGCCGGCAAAAAAATATTTTCGTCTTTTCCCCGGAAATGAAGTGCGTCTGCGCGGCGCCTACATCATTCGCTGCACCGGCTGCGAGAAAGATGAAGACGGGAACATCATCGCCGTCCATGCAACGCACGATCCGGACAGTTTCGGCGGGCAGGCGCCGGACGGAAGAAAAATAAAGGGAACCATCCATTGGGTGCCCGTCAAAGAAGCCGTTTCTTGCGAGGTGCGTCTCTATGATTCGCTTTTTACGGTCGAAGTACCGGATGCGGATGAACGCGAATACACGGAGCTCATCAACCCGAATTCACTGCAAGTGATACCGACGGCATATTTGGAACCGTGGCTTGCCGACGCCGACCCGGATATGCGCTATCAATTCATGCGACAGGGTTATTTCTGTGAGGACAATCATTACTCCACTCCGGAACAGCGTGTTTTTAATCGGATTGTGACATTGCGAGACAGCTATCGCCCGGAGTAA
- a CDS encoding YfhO family protein, whose product MKYDLTQVAAGRDVLALRRKGQKKRTFGLVFLSFLLPIVALLPGFAYAGIAPFGTNTTMAVDLRHEYVGFYEAYRYALAQPSGFFYSMTKSLGGEMIGTFSYYMASPLHLLFFLFPREALPAIIEIVQLLKIGLAGASFSLLLIHREHGEDWRVVLFSTLYGLLSFATANLLNHMWLDPILLFPLVILALENLLREKNPLPYVLVLALSIFTNYYIAYMGCIFLALYAIYALVRMPRDPKMEHGHWFIQQIKRYLRFIFYSVLAAGICAFVLLPTLQSILASKGTYAENVVAGWVLDYPLADFFAKLLPAAFNYDQVPSGLPNVFCGTVTLLFSILYFMNGRIALRERFVSFAILVFLFLSMNVKNLTIFWHGMQYPIWYEYRFSWLFSFFSLLLAYRSMRRTPRPALVFYLIATILYAGLLVYLWRNLTRYPFLTHYHILAGAAVWVIVSLLLFLRPVRNRAVAVLLLLVCFLEMSTNAAFHTGCYSYESWAEFLLMEKQVGEPLRKISPSTDEFWRTEKTFMHDNNDGMRFCSPTITHFNSTLERENVDLFASLGFATTQNSINGTNGTKITDAIFGVRYYLEGNPNAFKLQAPGIDRLKPKSHRPDLSSMTLLEETPYVRSYENKQAMPLGLLAEADIATLLSNHANPADYQDRLLNVLDGASGEVNYLERLPLDGVTLENCTETGAKSLQDEPTTYQKTDEQKPARISFTFTVKDSAAHYLSVSNLLNSKNSKLLLDGEELSNKRVGSHRNSQLYNVANGEAGGEQHTFTVEMKDTSSLIISNISLFRLDEPGLEKASAFQQKNGLRLTKRRDTEIEGSVSATKDTPYLLLTLPYSSGWSATVDGAPVATKKVLGQLLVLPITPGEHDIQLTYSLPGFEAGKIVSIGTLTLALMLGITHAVIQRRRRKEEGEIA is encoded by the coding sequence ATGAAATACGATCTGACGCAGGTGGCTGCGGGCAGGGATGTCCTGGCTCTGCGCCGTAAGGGACAAAAAAAACGAACCTTCGGCTTGGTTTTCCTCAGTTTTTTGTTGCCGATCGTAGCGCTGCTTCCAGGGTTCGCCTATGCCGGCATTGCGCCGTTCGGTACGAATACCACAATGGCGGTCGATCTGCGTCACGAATATGTAGGATTTTACGAGGCATACCGCTATGCACTTGCGCAGCCGTCCGGATTCTTTTATTCGATGACGAAATCTCTGGGCGGCGAGATGATCGGGACTTTCAGTTACTACATGGCAAGTCCCCTTCATCTCCTGTTCTTCCTTTTCCCGAGGGAAGCGCTGCCTGCGATAATTGAGATCGTACAGCTGTTAAAGATCGGCCTTGCCGGCGCCTCTTTTTCGCTGCTTCTCATTCATCGGGAGCACGGCGAGGATTGGCGTGTCGTCTTGTTTTCAACCCTGTATGGTCTTTTGTCTTTTGCGACGGCGAATTTGCTCAATCATATGTGGCTGGATCCGATTCTTCTCTTCCCTCTGGTCATACTTGCACTGGAAAATTTACTGCGCGAAAAAAATCCGCTCCCCTATGTTCTTGTTTTAGCTTTGAGCATTTTTACGAACTACTACATTGCCTATATGGGCTGCATTTTCCTCGCCCTTTATGCAATCTACGCCTTGGTGCGCATGCCGCGCGACCCGAAGATGGAGCACGGTCACTGGTTTATACAGCAGATAAAACGCTATCTCCGTTTCATTTTTTATTCCGTACTGGCCGCTGGCATTTGCGCTTTTGTACTGCTTCCCACCCTGCAGTCGATTCTTGCCAGCAAAGGCACCTATGCGGAAAATGTCGTCGCCGGCTGGGTATTGGACTATCCGCTTGCGGACTTTTTTGCGAAACTGCTCCCGGCAGCGTTTAACTACGACCAAGTTCCCAGCGGTCTGCCCAATGTTTTTTGCGGCACGGTTACGCTGCTTTTCAGTATTCTCTACTTTATGAACGGACGGATTGCTCTGCGGGAGCGCTTTGTTTCTTTCGCCATTCTCGTCTTTCTGTTTCTCTCGATGAATGTCAAGAACCTTACGATTTTTTGGCATGGAATGCAGTATCCGATTTGGTATGAATACCGTTTCTCTTGGCTGTTCAGCTTCTTCTCGCTGCTTCTCGCCTACCGGTCGATGCGCCGAACGCCCCGCCCTGCTCTGGTCTTTTACCTGATCGCCACCATTCTCTATGCGGGGTTGCTCGTTTATCTGTGGCGGAATTTGACGCGCTATCCTTTTCTCACGCATTACCACATTCTTGCGGGCGCCGCGGTATGGGTGATTGTATCGCTTCTTCTGTTCCTGCGCCCGGTGCGCAACCGCGCGGTCGCCGTGCTTTTGCTCTTGGTCTGTTTCTTGGAAATGAGCACGAATGCCGCATTTCACACCGGTTGCTACAGCTACGAATCCTGGGCGGAGTTTTTGTTGATGGAGAAACAGGTTGGCGAACCATTGCGTAAAATTTCACCGTCTACCGACGAGTTTTGGCGCACGGAAAAGACTTTTATGCACGATAACAATGATGGAATGCGTTTTTGTTCTCCGACGATTACCCACTTCAATTCCACCTTGGAACGGGAGAATGTCGATTTATTCGCCTCTCTTGGCTTTGCCACGACGCAAAACTCGATTAACGGTACGAACGGAACAAAAATAACCGATGCAATTTTCGGCGTTCGTTACTATCTGGAGGGGAATCCCAACGCTTTCAAACTCCAGGCGCCGGGCATTGACCGCCTCAAACCGAAGAGTCATCGACCGGATTTATCGAGTATGACCCTGTTGGAAGAGACGCCCTATGTGCGCAGCTATGAAAATAAACAGGCAATGCCGTTGGGACTTCTCGCAGAGGCGGATATCGCCACGCTGTTGTCGAATCACGCCAATCCGGCGGATTATCAGGACCGCCTGCTCAATGTGTTGGATGGTGCGTCCGGAGAAGTCAATTATTTGGAACGCCTCCCGCTCGATGGAGTGACGCTCGAAAATTGCACAGAGACAGGTGCCAAATCCCTGCAGGATGAACCGACGACGTATCAGAAAACGGATGAACAAAAGCCGGCTCGTATTTCTTTTACCTTTACCGTAAAAGATTCCGCTGCGCATTACCTGAGTGTGTCCAATCTTCTGAATTCGAAAAATTCGAAGTTGTTACTGGATGGAGAAGAACTGAGTAACAAACGGGTGGGCAGTCACCGCAATTCCCAGCTTTACAATGTCGCAAACGGAGAAGCTGGCGGCGAGCAACATACCTTTACGGTGGAAATGAAAGATACTTCATCCCTTATCATTTCTAATATCAGTTTATTCCGTCTGGATGAACCCGGATTGGAAAAAGCGAGCGCATTTCAACAGAAAAACGGCTTGCGTTTAACGAAGCGGAGGGACACGGAAATTGAGGGAAGCGTATCGGCAACAAAAGACACGCCCTACCTTCTGCTTACATTGCCCTACAGTTCCGGTTGGTCGGCGACGGTGGACGGAGCGCCCGTTGCCACCAAAAAAGTGTTGGGACAACTCCTGGTTCTCCCCATCACTCCGGGGGAACACGACATTCAATTGACCTACTCCCTGCCCGGTTTTGAGGCTGGAAAAATTGTCTCTATCGGTACACTGACGCTGGCGTTAATGTTGGGCATTACCCATGCGGTCATTCAACGTAGACGGCGCAAAGAAGAAGGAGAAATCGCATGA